One stretch of Rhinolophus ferrumequinum isolate MPI-CBG mRhiFer1 chromosome 3, mRhiFer1_v1.p, whole genome shotgun sequence DNA includes these proteins:
- the SAPCD1 gene encoding LOW QUALITY PROTEIN: suppressor APC domain-containing protein 1 (The sequence of the model RefSeq protein was modified relative to this genomic sequence to represent the inferred CDS: inserted 1 base in 1 codon; substituted 1 base at 1 genomic stop codon), whose amino-acid sequence MQALQRERDALWQGLELLEHGQNWSEGRVGARGEVRGCPEKSGRWASSYHHILSLQLLLYNFLTDLHSEPGGTPLAQIQKVNICLQNLIQGKVMSILPWSPWSLEQASSCATQDWKXRPRKQNLXQQQELSRWQKEVLHPKGEIAQPGCPKGRRGPHQCLNLSFPSVGDRRG is encoded by the exons ATGCAGGCTCTGCAGAGGGAACGAGATGCCCTGTGGCAGGGGCTGGAGCTGCTGGAACATGGCCAGAACTGGTCTGAGGGCCGTGTGGGGGCCCGTGGTGAGGTAAGGGGCTGCCCTGAG AAGAGTGGCAGATGGGCCTCAAGTTATCACCACATCCTCAGCCTCCAACTCCTTCTTTACAATTTTCTAACAGATTTACACTCAGAACCTGGTGGCACCCCATTAGCCCAGATTCAAAAGGTGAACATCTGTTTGCAGAATCTGATTCAGGGGAAGGtga TGAGTATCCTCCCCTGGTCTCCCTGGTCCCTTGAACAGGCTAGTTCCTGCGCCACCCAGGACTGGA GAAGGCCAAGGAAGCAGAACTTGTAGCAGCAACAG gAGTTGTCAAGATGGCAGAAAGAAGTCCTTCATCCAAAAGGGGAGATAGCTCAGCCGGGCTGCCCCAAGGGTCGGAGGGGGCCCCACCAGTGTCTAAACCTCTCATTCCCCTCAGTTGGTGACAGAAGAGGCTGA